The Kineococcus rhizosphaerae sequence AGGCTCACCGGGACGGTGGAGCCGTCCGCGCGGACGTAGGTGGACCGCCCGGTCGTCGGTTCGTCGCCGCGCTCCGCCGGCGTCCGCGGGTCGAGCACCCGCGCGACGTCACCGCCGACGACCTCCTGCGCGCTCCAGCCGAGCATCCGCTCGGCCCCCTCGTTGAACAGGGTCACCGTGCCGCGGGTGTCGACGGCGATGATGGAGTGCTCGGTGGCGGCCCTCAGGACGTCGCTCATGAGGTCGTGGGCCCGCCGGACGCGGGCCGCCGCGGCCCGCACCTCCGAGACGTCGTGGAAGGCGGCGACCACGCCCCCGCTCCACACCGCGTCGTGCCCGTGAGGCAACGGGTGGGCGCTGACGTTGAGGTGCAGCCCCTCGGGGGTCCGCGGCGTGTGCAGGCGCAGGTCGAGGCCGTCGACGGACTCCCCGGCCAGGGCCCGCACGATCGGCAGCTCGGCGTCGGCGAACCGGGTCCCGTCGGGGTGGAAGAACCCGTACCGCTCGTCCCACTGCCGACGCTGGACCGGGACCTTCGTGCCCAGCAGCGTCTCGGCGGCCGGGTTGCGCAGCAGCGAGTCCCCGTGGCGGTCGAAGACGCAGACCGCGTCGGAGATCGAGCCGAAGACGGCCGTGAGCAGGTCGGCCTGCTCGGCGGCCGCCCGGGCGTTCTCGACGCTCTCGTCGCGGTACAGGGCCAGCACGAGCGTCACGAACGCCAGGGTCCCGACGAAGGCGTCGGCGCACAGGGCCTGGACGTCGGGGTCCAACCCCGCCCAGGGGCCGCGGTCCGCCCACGTCGAGACGACCACGACGACCGTGGCCAGCACGACGTTCACCGTGGCGGCCGTCGTCGTGCGGCGCAGCGCGACCCACACCGCGACGGGCAGCACGAGGAAGGCGATGGGAGCGTCGGGCAGGAGCCAGAAGACGAGCCCGTAGGCGACGACGAACGCAGCGGACACCGCGCACCGCTCCGGCCAGCGCGCCTCGCTGCCGGGGGCGCCGGGACGGCTCTCCGCGGCGCGCAGCACGATCGCCAGGACGACGAACGTCGACACCGCCGTGCGCAGCAGCCACTGCGCCGCCGACGGGGGCACCGGGACCCCGGGGGTGACGGCGAAGGCCAGCGCGGCCACGGGCGTGGAGGCGAGCGCTCCGCTCAGGGACGACAGGGCCAGCGAACGCAGGTGCGCGGGCCTAGCGAGGTGGAAGCCGTCCGGCTGCAGGCGGCGGTAGGTGAGCGCCCCGGTGAAGGCCTGGACGACGGCCGCGCAGGCCAGGACCGCCGACTCCGCGACGGGCATGTGCGTCAGGACCCGCAGCGCGACGGTGAGGGCGAGGACCACCGCGCCGTCGACGACGCGACCGCGCCGGCCGGGCGAGCCCGCGACCCACAGCAACCCGACGGCCGACGCCGGCCAGAAGATCGCGAGGTGCGCGCCGTCGGCCTGGGCGCTGCGGCCCACGAGGGTCGCCGCCGCGAACAGCGCGCAGAAGACCAGCCGGCGGCGCCAGGTCCCCCGCAGCAGGGCCGGTTCACGGGGGGCCTCGACGAGACGTCCCGGGACGGACGACACGGTGGGGCACCTCCGGCGATCGGGACCGTGGCGCGCCGGGGGTTGGACGCACCACGGTCTCCATCGACCGGACGGGCAGGAGCCTTGAGATCAGCCCTTGGAGCTGAAGGCGGCGTCGAAGGCGGCGGCCGGCGGCTGGAACAGCTCACCGAGGCCCCGCACGAACGCCAGCGCGTCGGGCGCGCCGCGCAGGCGGTCGATGCCGGCGTCCTCCCACTCCACGCTCGTCGGCCCCGCGTAACCGATGTTGTTCAGCTCGCGGAAGATCGCCTCCCACGGCACGTCGCCGTGGCCGACGGAGGTGAAGTCCCAGCCGCGGCGCGAGTCCGCCCACGGCAGGTGCGAGCCGAGGCGGCCGTTGCGGCCGTCGAGCTGCTTGCGGGAGTCCTTGCAGTGCACGTGGTAGATGCGGTCGGCGAAGTCGCGCAGGAACGGCACCGGGTCCAGGTCCTGCCACACGAAGTGCGACGGGTCGAAGTTCAGGCCGAACGCCTCGCGGTGGCCGATGGCCTCCAGCGTCCGCTTCGTCGTCCAGTAGTCGTAGGCGACCTCCGAGGGGTGCACCTCGAGGGCGAACTTCACCCCGACCTCGTCGAACACGTCGATGATCGGGTTCCAGCGGTCCGCGAAGTCCCGGTACCCGCGCTCGACCATCGCCTCGGGGGTGGGGGGGAACATCGCCACGGTGTGCCACACCGAGGACCCGGTGAACCCGGTGACGGTCTTCACGCCGAGGCGGGCCGCGGTGCGCGCGGTGTCCTTCACGTACTGCGCGGCGCGCTGGCGGACGCCCTCGGGGTCGCCGTCGCCCCACACGTCGACGGACACGATGTCCTGGTGGCGCTCGTCGATGAGGTCGCAGACGGCCTGCCCGGACAGGTGCGCCGAGATCGTCCAGACCTTCAGGCCGTACTTGTCGAGCGTCGCCTTCTTCTCGGCGATGTAGTCGTCGTCGGTGGCGCCGCGGGTGGAGTCGAGGTGGTCGCCCCACGTCGCGATCTCGAGGCCGTCGAAACCCCACTCGGAGGCGAGGCGGCAGACCTCCTCGAACGGCAGGTCGGCCCACTGGCCGGTGAACAGGGTGACGGGACGGGGGGTCTTCAGCGGTTCGGCCACGGTTCTCCTCCTCAGATCTCGGTGTACTGCGAGTTGTTCTCGGCGCTGCGCTGCACGGCTTCGAGGACCTGCTGGACCTGCAGGCCGTCGGCGAAGCTCGGCGAGGGGTCGCGCCCGTCGGCGATCGCGCCCAGGAACTCCTGCAGCTCGTGCACGAACGGGTGGTCGTAGCCCAGGCCGTGCCCGGCCGGCCACCAGTTCGCCACGCCGGGGTGCTCGGGTTCGGTCGCCAGGATCCGGCGGAAACCGTTCTCGGCCGCGGGGATCGAACCGTCGAAGAAGTGCAGCTCGTTCATGGACTCGAAGTCGAACGCGATCGAGCCCTTCGACCCGTTGACCTCGATCCGCATGCCGTTCTTGCGGCCGGTCGCCATGCGGGTGGCCTCGAACGTCATGAGCGCGCCGCCGTCACCGCGGCCGAAGAACACCGCCGCGTCGTCGACGGTCACGTCGCCGTACTCGCTGGAGGCCTCCGCGCCCAGGCCGGTGTTCGCGCCGGTGCGGGTCGCCTCCAGCGGGCGGCGCTTGACGAACGTCTCGACCGTGCCGGAGACGCCGGTGAGGCGCTGGCCGGTGATGAACTGCGCGGCGTCGATGATGTGCGAGCCGATGTCGCCCAGCGCGCCCGCGCCGGAGCGGTCCTTCTGCAGCCGCCAGGTCAGCGGGAAGTCGGGGTCGACGATCCAGTCCTGCAGGTAGACCGCGCGCACCTGGCGCACCTCGCCGAGGCGGCCGGCGTCGACGAGCTGCTTGGCCAGCCCGATCGCGGGGACCTGGCGGTAGTTGAACGCCACCATCGACCGCACGCCCTGCGCGGCGGCGGCCTGCGCGGCCTCGGTCATGCGCTGCGCCTCCTCGACCGTCTTGGCCAGGGGCTTCTCGCAGATGACGTGCTTGCCGGCCTGCAGGGCCGCGATGGCGATCTCGGCGTGCGAGTCGCCCGGGGTGAGGATGTCGATGACCTGGACGTCGTCGCGCTCGATCAGGGAGCGCCAGTCGTCGACGCCCTCCTCCCAGCCGAACTGGGTGGCCGCGGCCTGCGCGCGGGAGGCGTCCCGGCCGGCGAGGGCGACGCGCCGGGTGCGGAACCGCGGGGTCCCGACGTGGTCGACCGAGCGCCACGCGTGCGAGTGCACCGCGCCCATGAAGGAGTGGCCGACGACGGCGACCCCGAGTTCCGGCAGTGCGTTCTGGTCAGCGGACATGCTGGCTGGTCCTCCCGGGGACTTCGTCGTCGGTGGCTGTGCTGGTGCGGATCGTACTGACCGGTTCAGGCCGGTGGAACCGGCGGGGTGGGGCCCGGCAGCGGGTCCCGGACGGAGCGGCGGCGGGTGATCGAGGCCGGCACGGACCGCACCTGCGCCTCGCCGGAGTTCCCCTCGAGGAGCCCGAACAACCAGGCCATGGCCTGGCGGGACACGTCGCGCGGGTGGGTGGAGACGGCCGTGACGGGCACGGGGAAACCCGTCGCGTCGGCGTCGGTGGCCAGGGCGACCAGGTCGAGGTCGGTGCCCGGCTGCAGACCGGCGGAGCGGACGGCGTGCACGACCCGGGTCAGCTCGGTGGTGACCAGCAGGGAGCGGTGGCCCGCCGCGAGGACGTCCTGCACCTGCGCCTCGACGCGGTCGCGCTCGACCGGGACCCAGTCCAGCGCGACGCCCTGCGCGGCAGCGGCCTCCTGCGCCGCCCGGCGGAACCGGGGGACGTAGTTCAGGTCGCGCTCGGTGGCCTCCGGGCCCCAGCCGAGCACCGCGACGCGGCGGCCGGCGGCGAGCTCGGTGACCAGCAGGCGCGCCCCGGCCTCGAAGTCGAAGTCGATGCAGTGCAGGCCGTCGGCGTCGGCGGGGAACCCGATGAACAGGGTGGGGACGCGCAGGTCGCGGGCGATCGCGGCCCGCGGGTCGGCGGTGCGGACCTCCATCACGACGATGGCGTCGCACAGGGCGCCGCCGGCGACCCGCCGCAGCCCGTCCCCACCCTCCTCGGCCGTGACGAGCAGGACGTCGTGGTCGTGCTGGCGCGCCGCGAGGGTGATCTCCTCGATGAACGCCATGAGCCCGGCCGCCCCGAGGGTGGAGTCGAACGGCACGACGACGGCGATGACCTGGGTGCGCTGGCTGGCCAGCGCCCGGGCGCCCGCGTTCGGCTGGTAGGTGAGCTGGTCGATGGCGTCCTGGACGAGGCGGCGGGTCTTCTCCGAGATCGGCCGCTTGCCGCTCATGACGTAGGAGACCGTGGACTGCGAGACGCCGGCGACGCGTGCCACGTCCTTGCTCGTCACGGTCCGGCCGTTCGCTGCCCGGGCCACGTCGCCTCCCCCCGCCGTCGCTGCGCGTCGATGCGCATCGACGCCTCCGGACGGTAGTCCACCCCCACCCGCCCCCACAACCCCTCTCCCACCACGCTCGAGGCACACCTCCCGCCCCCGCGACGCGGCGCGTCGGGGCGGGAGGTGTGCCTCCGGCGGGAGGGGGTCGTCTCAGACCGGTGCGGCGGGCAGCGGCGGGTCGAAGGTCTCCGGCAGGGCCCGCAGCGCCCGGACCATCGCCGCCGTCCCGTCGAACTGGAAACCCAGCTGGGTGGCGTACGCGGCGCAGGCCTCCACCTTGGCGTCGAGCTCCTCCTCGGTCGGGTACCGGGGGTCGCCGGCGGGGGTGTCCGCCCCGGCGCGCAGGACGTAGGGGGTGTCCGCCCACCGGGCCAGGGGCAGACCCCTGTCGCGCGCGAGGGCGTCCACGGCGGTCCGCACGTGGCGGTGGTCAACGTGGTCGCCGAGGGCCTGGGGCCCCAGCAGCAGGTCCACCGCACCCGTGGGGCGTGCGTCGAGGAACGCCGCCAGAGCCCGCCCCACGGCGTCCGGGCACCCCTCGTCCCCGGCAGCGACGGGCCCGAAGAGCGCTGCGGCGCTGTGGTACCCGCGGTGCGGTGCCTCCAGCAGGGGCAGGTGGACGCCCCCCACGCCGAGGACGGCGGTGGCCGCGTCGTCCTCGGCCCGGCGCAGGGCCATGTAGTCGGCGTCCTCGGGCAGGCCCTTGTCGGTCTGGCAGGCCAGGGCGAAACCCGTCGGGTCCGCCACGCTGCCGGTGAAGACGGTGAGCACCACGACCTCGGCCCCCGCGGCCGCCAGCCCGGTCAGCAGCCCCCCGGCGGAGAACACCGCGTCGTCCAGGTGCGGGGAGACGGCGAGGACCCGCGCGGGACCGGTTCCGGCGCGGTTCACAGCAGGTGGGGCGTCACGAGGAACCGGCAGTCCGCGTCGGCGGTCGTCGGTTCCACGCCCCGGCCCGTGCTGGTGGGTCGCTCGGCGGGCGGGACCTGCGTCCACGAGGTGTCCGGGGGCGTGCCCACGAGCCGGTCGTAGACGGCTTCCACGCGCTCCGTCAGGGCCGGCCAGGACCACACGTCGCGCACCTCGGTCAGCGCCTGCTGGGCGAGCTTCGGGCCCAGCGCCGGGTCGTCGAGGAGCCTGCGCAGGGCGTCGACCAGACCCGCGACGTCGCCGACGTCGTGGAGCAGACCGTTCTCGCCGTCGCGGACGCAGTCCACGACCCCCACCGTGCGGGTGGTGACGACGGGGAGCCCGGCGGCCATCGCCTCCAGGATCGTGTTGGAGAAACCCTCGGACTGGGTCGGGGAGACGAACGCGTGGGCGTCGCGGTAGACGGCGGGCGCGCCGGTGTACGGGACGTAGCCCCGCCGCTCCACGACGTCGTCCAGCCCGAGTTCGGCGGTGAGTTCGTCGACCGCGGTGACGTCGGGACCGATCCCGGACACCAGCAGCCGCACGTCGCGGCCCTCCGCGCGCAGCGCCGCGAGGGCGTGCAGGAGGTCGAGGACGCCCTTGCGGCGGTCGATGCGGCCGTGGAAGAGCAGCGTCACCGGCGCGTCCAGGGGCAGCACGCCCACGGCGGCCTCGTCGGCGGGGGTGAAGGCCCGCGTGTCGGTGGCCCCACCCACCAGGTCGAACCGCTCCGGGTCCGTGCCGTGGTGCTCGACGACCTCGTCGGCGAACGTCCGGGAACCGATGAGCACCGCCCCGGCGCGGTCCAGGACCGTCCGGATCCCGACGGAGTGGGCGGGGCAGCACAACCCGACCCAGTGCCCGTCGCCGCCCTGGACGCTGACCACCGAGGGCAGGCCGAGCGCGGCGGACGCCTCCAGGACGGCCATGCCGGTGGGCCAGGCGTACTGGGCGTGCAGCAGGTCGAACGGTTCCTCGGCGTGCAGGCGTTCCACGGTCTCGCGCATGG is a genomic window containing:
- a CDS encoding Gfo/Idh/MocA family protein, with product MSADQNALPELGVAVVGHSFMGAVHSHAWRSVDHVGTPRFRTRRVALAGRDASRAQAAATQFGWEEGVDDWRSLIERDDVQVIDILTPGDSHAEIAIAALQAGKHVICEKPLAKTVEEAQRMTEAAQAAAAQGVRSMVAFNYRQVPAIGLAKQLVDAGRLGEVRQVRAVYLQDWIVDPDFPLTWRLQKDRSGAGALGDIGSHIIDAAQFITGQRLTGVSGTVETFVKRRPLEATRTGANTGLGAEASSEYGDVTVDDAAVFFGRGDGGALMTFEATRMATGRKNGMRIEVNGSKGSIAFDFESMNELHFFDGSIPAAENGFRRILATEPEHPGVANWWPAGHGLGYDHPFVHELQEFLGAIADGRDPSPSFADGLQVQQVLEAVQRSAENNSQYTEI
- a CDS encoding PIG-L deacetylase family protein, with the protein product MNRAGTGPARVLAVSPHLDDAVFSAGGLLTGLAAAGAEVVVLTVFTGSVADPTGFALACQTDKGLPEDADYMALRRAEDDAATAVLGVGGVHLPLLEAPHRGYHSAAALFGPVAAGDEGCPDAVGRALAAFLDARPTGAVDLLLGPQALGDHVDHRHVRTAVDALARDRGLPLARWADTPYVLRAGADTPAGDPRYPTEEELDAKVEACAAYATQLGFQFDGTAAMVRALRALPETFDPPLPAAPV
- a CDS encoding diguanylate cyclase domain-containing protein, which produces MSSVPGRLVEAPREPALLRGTWRRRLVFCALFAAATLVGRSAQADGAHLAIFWPASAVGLLWVAGSPGRRGRVVDGAVVLALTVALRVLTHMPVAESAVLACAAVVQAFTGALTYRRLQPDGFHLARPAHLRSLALSSLSGALASTPVAALAFAVTPGVPVPPSAAQWLLRTAVSTFVVLAIVLRAAESRPGAPGSEARWPERCAVSAAFVVAYGLVFWLLPDAPIAFLVLPVAVWVALRRTTTAATVNVVLATVVVVVSTWADRGPWAGLDPDVQALCADAFVGTLAFVTLVLALYRDESVENARAAAEQADLLTAVFGSISDAVCVFDRHGDSLLRNPAAETLLGTKVPVQRRQWDERYGFFHPDGTRFADAELPIVRALAGESVDGLDLRLHTPRTPEGLHLNVSAHPLPHGHDAVWSGGVVAAFHDVSEVRAAAARVRRAHDLMSDVLRAATEHSIIAVDTRGTVTLFNEGAERMLGWSAQEVVGGDVARVLDPRTPAERGDEPTTGRSTYVRADGSTVPVSLTTSPMHDEAGRVVGWISMATDVSELENSEELFRVALDTAPVGIAILGTAGADAGRLLRVNRALCRFTARPEPELLGAGFAGLVEGEEPFDDAFADVLYGFTREQQLDVVLRTADGRRVQAQLTASLVRPRGGAVSLLCLVEDVTERRAAQAELRHTALHDPLTGLPNRRLFLDRLEHAVAAAARGAGHAGLLYVDLDGFKAVNDTAGHQAGDDLLVQVARLLTGCVRPGDSVARLGGDEFAVVCSGPTSEADLVAIGTRVLAALRDPLDVGGHQAVVGASIGVRWCSGPASVDELVRDADAAMYEAKRAGKGRVVVHRGVREGTVLAAVASQPDRSNSVQ
- a CDS encoding sugar phosphate isomerase/epimerase family protein encodes the protein MAEPLKTPRPVTLFTGQWADLPFEEVCRLASEWGFDGLEIATWGDHLDSTRGATDDDYIAEKKATLDKYGLKVWTISAHLSGQAVCDLIDERHQDIVSVDVWGDGDPEGVRQRAAQYVKDTARTAARLGVKTVTGFTGSSVWHTVAMFPPTPEAMVERGYRDFADRWNPIIDVFDEVGVKFALEVHPSEVAYDYWTTKRTLEAIGHREAFGLNFDPSHFVWQDLDPVPFLRDFADRIYHVHCKDSRKQLDGRNGRLGSHLPWADSRRGWDFTSVGHGDVPWEAIFRELNNIGYAGPTSVEWEDAGIDRLRGAPDALAFVRGLGELFQPPAAAFDAAFSSKG
- a CDS encoding LacI family DNA-binding transcriptional regulator, whose amino-acid sequence is MARAANGRTVTSKDVARVAGVSQSTVSYVMSGKRPISEKTRRLVQDAIDQLTYQPNAGARALASQRTQVIAVVVPFDSTLGAAGLMAFIEEITLAARQHDHDVLLVTAEEGGDGLRRVAGGALCDAIVVMEVRTADPRAAIARDLRVPTLFIGFPADADGLHCIDFDFEAGARLLVTELAAGRRVAVLGWGPEATERDLNYVPRFRRAAQEAAAAQGVALDWVPVERDRVEAQVQDVLAAGHRSLLVTTELTRVVHAVRSAGLQPGTDLDLVALATDADATGFPVPVTAVSTHPRDVSRQAMAWLFGLLEGNSGEAQVRSVPASITRRRSVRDPLPGPTPPVPPA
- a CDS encoding glycosyltransferase family 4 protein; translation: MRICLVSRRYWPAVSGMSVYAEKLMEGLVARGHDVVLVSQFRGDPAGSAVYGGGPPPADRVPAGVRAVGLEAFGEQRSGEGLPADFDADIAAMRETVERLHAEEPFDLLHAQYAWPTGMAVLEASAALGLPSVVSVQGGDGHWVGLCCPAHSVGIRTVLDRAGAVLIGSRTFADEVVEHHGTDPERFDLVGGATDTRAFTPADEAAVGVLPLDAPVTLLFHGRIDRRKGVLDLLHALAALRAEGRDVRLLVSGIGPDVTAVDELTAELGLDDVVERRGYVPYTGAPAVYRDAHAFVSPTQSEGFSNTILEAMAAGLPVVTTRTVGVVDCVRDGENGLLHDVGDVAGLVDALRRLLDDPALGPKLAQQALTEVRDVWSWPALTERVEAVYDRLVGTPPDTSWTQVPPAERPTSTGRGVEPTTADADCRFLVTPHLL